A window of the Natronomonas salina genome harbors these coding sequences:
- the hutG gene encoding formimidoylglutamase, whose product MTSFAPPPVWESPSGDPNDETFGDVVDGVDHAHQDPSDPDHDVVLVGEPFDAAVVGRPGAAKGPDAIREALRGVKTHGFESGPVGRARSIGDLGDLAVDSMDPAAIQRSVAEVAADLHAGDAVPVFLGGDNSLTYPNVEPLCDRGSVGVVNLDAHLDVREVREAPTSGTPYRQLFEAGLDAYVCLGARHHETSTAYVDYLEERGGEVVTSEAVGRDLERAVRRARDAVADVDVLYLSVDCDVLEAAAAPGVSAPTPGGLTTRELFRIVRRLAGDDRVAGFEVVECAPPLDEGGRTAGAAARAVAHFLAGSGGGGRD is encoded by the coding sequence ATGACGTCGTTCGCCCCGCCGCCGGTCTGGGAGTCGCCCTCAGGGGACCCGAACGACGAGACCTTCGGCGACGTCGTCGATGGCGTCGACCACGCACACCAGGACCCGAGCGACCCCGACCACGACGTCGTCCTCGTCGGCGAGCCGTTCGACGCCGCGGTCGTCGGGCGCCCCGGCGCCGCGAAAGGTCCGGACGCCATCCGCGAGGCGCTCCGGGGCGTGAAGACCCACGGCTTCGAGTCCGGGCCGGTCGGCCGAGCGCGCTCGATCGGCGACCTGGGCGACCTCGCGGTCGACTCGATGGACCCGGCGGCCATCCAGCGGAGCGTCGCCGAGGTCGCCGCCGACCTCCACGCCGGCGACGCCGTCCCCGTCTTCCTCGGCGGCGACAACTCCCTGACCTACCCGAACGTCGAACCGCTGTGCGACCGCGGGTCGGTCGGCGTCGTCAACCTCGACGCCCACCTCGACGTCCGCGAGGTCCGGGAGGCGCCCACCAGCGGCACGCCGTACCGCCAGCTGTTCGAGGCGGGGCTCGACGCCTACGTCTGCCTCGGCGCGCGCCACCACGAGACCTCGACGGCCTACGTCGATTACCTGGAGGAGCGCGGCGGCGAGGTCGTCACCAGCGAGGCGGTGGGACGGGACCTCGAGCGCGCCGTCCGGCGCGCCCGCGACGCGGTCGCGGACGTCGACGTCCTCTATCTCAGCGTCGACTGCGACGTCCTGGAGGCGGCCGCGGCGCCGGGCGTGAGCGCGCCGACGCCGGGCGGACTGACCACCCGCGAGCTGTTCCGGATCGTCCGGCGGCTGGCGGGCGACGACCGGGTGGCGGGCTTCGAGGTCGTCGAGTGCGCGCCGCCGCTGGACGAGGGCGGCCGCACCGCCGGGGCGGCCGCCCGCGCGGTCGCACACTTCCTGGCCGGCAGCGGAGGTGGGGGTCGTGACTGA
- the hutI gene encoding imidazolonepropionase has product MTESDLDAVVHGAAELVVGPAGEGPAPATDGSPPDDPDAVLDRREDAAVAIVDGEVAAVGPTETITERYPPENATHSVDASGRAVIPGFVDSHTHAVFAGDRSDEFAAKLRGKPYQEILAEGGGILRTVRAVREAGDDELLDLLCDRLDAVLAHGTTTVEVKSGYGLDVETELRLLEVIDCADAEHPVDVVPTFMGAHAVPEDRGTDEYVDEVVDEQLPAVEAQGVAAFCDVFCEEDVFSVEQSRRVLEAGREGGLAPKVHAEEFVRLGGARLAADLEAVSADHLLHAADEDVAALREANVVPVMLPGTAFGLGADYADARAFRDAGAPLAVASDFNPNCYAPSMGFAASLACVGMGLSPAEAVCACTRGGALALGADRSEAFPEGPPLDPKAGTLEPGAPGDLLVLDAPSSVHVPYRFGENVVRSVLKGGEPVVGPGVAP; this is encoded by the coding sequence GTGACTGAATCCGACCTCGACGCCGTCGTCCACGGCGCCGCGGAGCTCGTCGTCGGTCCCGCCGGCGAGGGGCCGGCGCCCGCGACTGACGGCTCGCCGCCGGACGACCCCGACGCCGTGCTCGACCGCCGCGAGGACGCCGCCGTCGCGATCGTCGACGGCGAGGTCGCCGCGGTCGGGCCGACGGAGACGATAACCGAGCGGTACCCGCCCGAGAACGCCACCCACAGCGTCGACGCATCGGGGCGGGCGGTGATTCCGGGGTTCGTCGACAGCCACACCCACGCGGTCTTCGCCGGCGACCGCTCCGACGAGTTCGCGGCGAAGCTCCGGGGGAAGCCCTACCAGGAGATACTGGCGGAGGGCGGCGGCATCCTCCGGACCGTCCGGGCGGTCCGCGAGGCCGGCGACGACGAACTGCTCGACCTCCTTTGTGACCGCCTCGACGCGGTGCTCGCCCACGGGACGACGACCGTCGAGGTGAAGTCGGGCTACGGCCTCGACGTCGAGACGGAACTCCGGCTGCTCGAGGTGATCGACTGCGCCGACGCCGAGCATCCGGTCGACGTGGTGCCGACGTTCATGGGCGCCCACGCCGTCCCGGAGGACCGCGGGACCGACGAGTACGTCGACGAGGTGGTCGACGAGCAACTGCCCGCGGTCGAGGCGCAGGGCGTCGCGGCGTTCTGCGACGTCTTCTGCGAGGAGGACGTCTTCTCCGTCGAGCAGTCCCGACGGGTGCTCGAAGCGGGGCGGGAGGGCGGGCTCGCGCCGAAGGTCCACGCCGAGGAGTTCGTCCGCCTCGGGGGCGCGCGACTGGCGGCGGACCTCGAGGCGGTCAGCGCCGACCACCTCCTGCACGCCGCCGACGAGGACGTGGCGGCGCTCCGGGAGGCGAACGTCGTCCCCGTGATGCTCCCGGGGACGGCGTTCGGGCTCGGCGCCGACTACGCCGACGCCCGGGCGTTCCGCGACGCCGGCGCGCCGCTGGCGGTGGCCTCGGACTTCAACCCGAACTGCTACGCGCCGAGTATGGGCTTCGCCGCGTCGCTGGCCTGCGTCGGGATGGGGCTGTCGCCCGCCGAAGCCGTCTGCGCCTGCACCCGCGGCGGCGCGCTGGCCCTCGGCGCGGACCGGTCGGAGGCGTTCCCGGAGGGGCCGCCGCTGGACCCGAAGGCGGGGACGCTGGAGCCCGGCGCGCCCGGCGACCTGCTCGTGCTCGACGCCCCCTCGTCGGTCCACGTCCCGTACCGCTTCGGCGAGAACGTCGTCCGGTCCGTCCTCAAGGGCGGGGAGCCGGTGGTCGGCCCGGGGGTGGCCCCGTGA
- the hutH gene encoding histidine ammonia-lyase yields the protein MTVRLDGESLTVADVVAVAREGEAVAVTDDARERVRAARERVENVTASGEAVYGLNTGFGELVDTQIPPDRIEELQLNLIRSHTAGAGRELDPELVRAMLLTRINSLVKGYSGVREVVVDHLVALLNERVHPVVLARGSLGASGDLAPLAHMSLVLVGEGEADVETTDGVERLDGAAALSAAGLEPLTLRAKEGLALINGTQLTLGAAALLVDDAERLCRAADAAGALATEVTMGTTAACDPAIHELRPHAGQATSAATVRALAGDSEVVDSHRNCDRVQDAYSIRCLPQVHGAVRDAVAHLRQAVAVELNSVTDNPLVFPREAVDDRASGTDSAAVVSGGNFHGEPLALRLDYLVGALTELAAISERRTDRMLNPNLQEPHLPPFLADDSGVESGLMIAQYTAAGMLNDCRSVGRAASDNTPVSGGQEDHVSMSVTAALDSRRVLDRVRTVLAVELLCGAEAAEYLDDDLVLGSGTAAVREAVREVVPPLERDRRLDGDIDAVESLVASGLVDDAVTSAIGAWPERQSSDR from the coding sequence GTGACGGTCCGCCTGGACGGCGAGTCGCTGACCGTCGCGGACGTGGTCGCGGTCGCCCGCGAGGGCGAGGCCGTCGCCGTCACCGACGACGCACGCGAGCGGGTCCGGGCGGCCCGCGAGCGCGTCGAGAACGTCACCGCCTCCGGCGAGGCAGTCTACGGCCTCAACACGGGCTTCGGCGAACTCGTCGACACGCAGATCCCGCCGGACCGCATCGAGGAGCTACAGCTGAACCTGATCCGGAGTCACACCGCCGGCGCGGGCCGCGAGCTCGACCCCGAACTCGTCCGCGCGATGCTGTTGACCCGGATCAACTCCCTGGTGAAGGGTTACTCGGGCGTCCGCGAGGTCGTCGTCGACCACCTCGTCGCGCTCCTGAACGAGCGCGTCCACCCGGTCGTTCTGGCCCGCGGCAGCCTCGGGGCCAGCGGCGACCTCGCGCCGCTGGCGCACATGTCGCTCGTCCTCGTCGGCGAGGGCGAGGCGGACGTCGAGACGACCGACGGCGTCGAGCGGCTGGACGGCGCCGCGGCGCTCTCGGCAGCCGGCCTCGAGCCGCTGACGCTCCGCGCGAAGGAGGGGCTCGCGCTCATCAACGGGACGCAACTGACCCTGGGCGCGGCGGCGCTGCTGGTCGACGACGCCGAGCGACTCTGCCGCGCCGCGGACGCCGCGGGCGCCCTCGCCACCGAGGTGACGATGGGGACGACGGCCGCCTGCGACCCCGCCATCCACGAGCTGCGGCCCCACGCCGGCCAGGCGACGAGCGCGGCGACGGTCCGGGCGCTGGCCGGCGACTCGGAGGTCGTCGACTCCCACCGCAACTGCGACCGCGTCCAGGACGCCTACTCCATCCGGTGTCTCCCGCAGGTCCACGGCGCGGTCCGCGACGCCGTCGCGCACCTCCGGCAGGCCGTCGCCGTCGAGCTGAACAGCGTCACCGACAACCCGCTGGTCTTCCCGCGCGAGGCGGTCGACGACCGCGCCTCGGGGACCGACAGCGCGGCCGTCGTCTCCGGCGGCAACTTCCACGGCGAGCCGCTGGCGCTCCGGCTGGACTACCTCGTCGGCGCGCTCACCGAGCTGGCGGCCATCTCGGAGCGCCGGACCGACCGCATGCTCAACCCGAACCTCCAGGAGCCGCACCTGCCGCCGTTCCTGGCCGACGACAGCGGCGTCGAGTCCGGCCTGATGATCGCCCAGTACACCGCCGCCGGGATGCTCAACGATTGCCGCTCGGTCGGCCGGGCCGCGAGCGACAACACGCCCGTCAGCGGCGGCCAGGAGGACCACGTCAGCATGAGCGTGACGGCGGCGCTGGACTCCCGCCGCGTCCTCGACCGCGTCCGGACCGTGCTGGCCGTCGAACTGCTCTGCGGGGCGGAGGCCGCCGAGTACCTCGACGACGACCTCGTGCTCGGGTCCGGGACCGCCGCCGTCCGCGAGGCGGTCCGGGAGGTCGTCCCGCCGCTGGAGCGGGACCGCCGCCTGGACGGCGACATCGACGCCGTCGAGTCGCTCGTAGCCAGCGGACTCGTCGACGACGCTGTCACCTCGGCGATCGGGGCGTGGCCGGAGCGGCAGTCCTCTGACCGGTGA
- a CDS encoding universal stress protein, whose translation MALETITLAVGPEEEGRVGELTEAVLDVAVPTDATVVLLHVFSQSAYDQGVSEAGYDPDDPPPANTLATRLESVDAISETLEDAGVDYRVRGEIGDVTDSIVRTIDETDSDMLYIGGRRRSPTGKAVFGSTVHRLMMNAPCPVTFVRSGLGQDAE comes from the coding sequence ATGGCGCTGGAAACGATCACGCTAGCGGTGGGTCCCGAGGAGGAGGGTCGGGTGGGGGAGCTGACGGAGGCGGTCCTCGACGTCGCGGTGCCGACGGACGCGACCGTCGTGCTGCTGCACGTCTTCTCGCAGAGCGCCTACGACCAGGGCGTCTCGGAGGCGGGGTACGACCCCGACGACCCGCCGCCGGCGAACACGCTCGCGACGCGTCTCGAGAGCGTCGACGCCATCTCGGAGACGCTCGAGGACGCGGGCGTCGACTACCGCGTCCGCGGCGAGATCGGGGACGTCACCGACAGCATCGTCCGCACCATCGACGAGACGGACAGCGACATGCTCTACATCGGCGGCCGCCGCCGCTCGCCGACGGGGAAGGCGGTCTTCGGCAGCACCGTCCACCGGCTGATGATGAACGCGCCGTGTCCCGTCACGTTCGTGCGGAGCGGGCTCGGACAGGACGCCGAGTAG
- a CDS encoding class I adenylate-forming enzyme family protein, translating into MNFANYVDDAARETPGRTAVADGARSRSFEELADAADRVAGALETRGVGVGDHVAIRMPNGVPFVVTYLGAMRLGAVPLPVNTRFTDQQIGYVLRDSGAVALVTDDGTDGEPAGTPTYRYPALLDDGERIQDVEPRRSDELAELVYTSGTTGAPKGVYHTHGNLEANARGFVRYKEWTSDDVALTACQCFHVTGLNVTTTPFLALGGTNHLLAEWDVEAALAAVERREVTYTFLIPTMVVDLLESDAVDDYDCGSLEMIGVGGSPMPRRRIREVEETFGCRLLEGYGMTETTPLATFNRPVPGGSRPGSIGRPATEVVEVRIEDPATGEAVPTGERGEFLWRGDTVTPRYNADRITDEKFVERDGERWLQSGDIGWMDEDGFLFVVDRLEDMFTTGCGDIYPREIEEVIYGIDPVENVAIVDTRDEVRGATVTAVLKLRDGGSVSADDVRAVCERELESHEVPDRVEFVDELPRTTTGKLDRVTLRERFR; encoded by the coding sequence GTGAACTTCGCCAACTACGTCGACGACGCGGCCCGCGAGACCCCCGGACGGACGGCGGTCGCCGACGGCGCCCGCTCGCGGAGCTTCGAGGAGCTGGCGGACGCGGCCGACCGCGTCGCCGGCGCGCTCGAGACCCGCGGCGTCGGCGTCGGCGACCACGTCGCGATCCGCATGCCGAACGGCGTCCCCTTCGTCGTGACGTACCTCGGGGCGATGCGGCTGGGCGCCGTCCCGCTGCCGGTCAACACGCGCTTCACGGACCAGCAGATCGGCTACGTGCTCCGCGACAGCGGCGCCGTCGCCCTCGTGACCGACGACGGGACTGACGGCGAGCCGGCCGGGACACCCACGTACCGCTACCCGGCGCTGCTCGACGACGGCGAGCGGATCCAGGACGTCGAACCGCGGCGCTCGGACGAACTCGCGGAACTGGTCTACACCAGCGGGACGACCGGCGCCCCGAAGGGCGTCTACCACACCCACGGCAACCTCGAGGCCAACGCCCGCGGGTTCGTCCGGTACAAGGAGTGGACGAGCGACGACGTAGCGCTGACCGCCTGCCAGTGCTTCCACGTCACCGGGCTCAACGTCACCACGACGCCGTTCCTCGCCCTCGGCGGGACCAACCACCTGCTCGCCGAGTGGGACGTCGAGGCGGCCCTCGCGGCCGTCGAGCGCCGCGAGGTCACCTACACGTTCCTCATCCCGACGATGGTCGTCGACCTGCTGGAGTCCGACGCCGTCGACGACTACGACTGCGGGAGCCTCGAGATGATCGGTGTCGGCGGGTCGCCGATGCCGCGGCGCCGCATCCGCGAGGTCGAGGAGACGTTCGGCTGCCGCCTGCTCGAGGGGTACGGGATGACCGAGACGACCCCGCTGGCGACGTTCAACCGGCCGGTCCCGGGCGGGAGCCGCCCCGGGAGCATCGGCCGGCCGGCGACCGAGGTCGTCGAGGTCCGCATCGAGGACCCCGCGACCGGCGAGGCGGTGCCGACCGGCGAGCGCGGGGAGTTCCTCTGGCGCGGCGACACCGTCACCCCGCGGTACAACGCCGACCGCATCACCGACGAGAAGTTCGTCGAGCGCGACGGCGAGCGGTGGCTGCAGTCCGGCGACATCGGCTGGATGGACGAGGACGGCTTCCTCTTCGTCGTCGACCGCCTGGAGGACATGTTCACGACCGGCTGCGGCGACATCTACCCGCGCGAGATCGAGGAGGTCATCTACGGCATCGACCCCGTCGAGAACGTCGCCATCGTCGACACCCGCGACGAGGTCCGCGGTGCGACGGTGACGGCCGTCCTCAAGCTCCGGGACGGCGGGTCCGTCTCGGCCGACGACGTCCGGGCGGTCTGCGAGCGGGAACTCGAGAGCCACGAGGTGCCGGACCGCGTCGAGTTCGTCGACGAACTCCCGCGGACCACGACCGGCAAGCTGGACCGCGTCACGCTGCGCGAGCGGTTCCGCTGA
- a CDS encoding IclR family transcriptional regulator, whose protein sequence is MSTYPVTAVKVSYDVVETLVERGSAGATEVAEALDLPKSTAHDHLRTLERVGYVVNDGGSYRPSTKFLHVGERARNDHELYVNGSEEARALYENTDGKYVQLVTEENDRCTVLSATGWQRGTHESQGPSAYPSHIHLHTNAPGKAILAEKDPAEVEALMAEYGLPSRTAATITDAERLLSELEAIRERGYAVDEGELIAGMTGVAAAIVADGEPRGAIAVYGPSGSFDDDVDDLAAAVRESARTIEANLIFTPK, encoded by the coding sequence ATGTCGACGTACCCGGTCACGGCGGTCAAGGTCTCCTACGACGTCGTCGAGACGCTGGTCGAGCGGGGCTCAGCGGGCGCGACGGAGGTCGCCGAAGCCCTCGACCTCCCGAAGAGCACCGCCCACGACCACCTCCGGACGCTGGAGCGCGTCGGCTACGTGGTCAACGACGGGGGGAGCTACCGGCCGAGCACGAAGTTCCTCCACGTCGGCGAGCGGGCGCGGAACGACCACGAGCTGTACGTCAACGGCAGCGAGGAGGCCCGGGCGCTCTACGAGAACACCGACGGGAAGTACGTCCAGCTCGTCACCGAGGAGAACGACCGGTGTACGGTGCTGTCGGCGACCGGCTGGCAGCGCGGCACCCACGAGTCCCAGGGGCCGAGCGCCTACCCCTCGCACATCCACCTGCACACGAACGCGCCAGGGAAGGCCATCCTCGCTGAGAAGGACCCGGCCGAGGTCGAGGCGCTGATGGCCGAGTACGGCCTGCCGTCCCGGACGGCCGCGACGATCACCGACGCGGAGCGGCTGCTGTCGGAGCTGGAGGCGATCCGTGAACGGGGCTACGCCGTCGACGAGGGCGAACTCATCGCGGGGATGACCGGCGTGGCCGCGGCCATCGTCGCCGACGGCGAGCCCCGCGGCGCCATCGCGGTCTACGGTCCGAGCGGGTCGTTCGACGACGACGTCGACGACCTCGCGGCGGCCGTCCGGGAGTCTGCCCGGACCATCGAGGCGAACCTCATCTTCACGCCGAAGTGA
- a CDS encoding GMC family oxidoreductase N-terminal domain-containing protein: MDDPDVVVIGAGGDGPAAATRLARQHGLDVLVLEAGAWHGNQKWPQPHADSGGTVSTDPDDLDGKLMDDQITHREADSGDPTAGYLRVGPADHSRAPWFRDLHQNAFIWQVSAVGGTTTHYFGNHPRAYPYAIDEQDHWPDEVSYEDLVPYYQLNEEVTSTQQAPMTAREEVFIEGAKNAGYDMLDSLNVTETGWRPQANAVEVPGRETSNGEPLDSDYDGSFSYDDGFRGDTLVGDHFQGASTPVDAPVREKSRKSSNVGWVPRGLDTNENDDMGNVAVRPNTFVTNINTDDSLGGSEATGVDIRDTWSGDTDTIEADTVVLAAGCIESPRLWLNSGLPDDGWVGKGLTTHWFDWVVGVYDDETVESINPEVKHMDPYVGQNSAVRFDKPGVGGLEDIGMSPGLVSYADYLFTEAGYSFDTPVDPDEPWDTRGYVVGKELKRKMSNYRQTKAILVLTDDLPHQDNGVSLSDNFSDEHGAVPDVRYSPHEEDDRRRDELARIAANIHNEAGASHVHRSEWPPLLLHMQSSMRMGKVLDFAGEAYNVDRLFVADHSALSNGVGGPTPTPARRTRSASPTTWATGTSADSRPSTRAASPPFQFQGASSKST; the protein is encoded by the coding sequence ATGGACGACCCCGACGTCGTCGTCATCGGCGCGGGCGGTGACGGACCGGCCGCCGCGACCCGCCTCGCCCGCCAGCACGGGCTCGACGTGCTCGTCCTCGAGGCCGGCGCGTGGCACGGCAACCAGAAGTGGCCACAGCCGCACGCCGATTCAGGTGGCACCGTGAGTACCGACCCCGACGACCTCGACGGGAAGCTGATGGACGACCAGATCACCCACCGTGAGGCGGACTCCGGCGACCCCACGGCCGGCTACCTTCGGGTCGGCCCGGCCGACCACTCCCGGGCACCGTGGTTCCGCGACCTCCACCAGAACGCCTTCATCTGGCAGGTGTCGGCCGTCGGCGGGACGACGACCCACTACTTCGGCAACCACCCCCGGGCCTACCCCTACGCGATCGACGAGCAGGACCACTGGCCCGACGAGGTCTCCTACGAGGACCTCGTCCCGTACTACCAGCTCAACGAGGAGGTCACGAGCACCCAGCAGGCGCCGATGACCGCCCGCGAGGAGGTGTTCATCGAGGGCGCGAAGAACGCGGGCTACGACATGCTCGACTCGCTGAACGTCACCGAGACCGGGTGGCGGCCGCAGGCAAACGCCGTCGAGGTACCCGGTCGGGAGACCTCGAACGGCGAGCCGCTGGACTCCGATTACGACGGCTCGTTCAGCTACGACGACGGCTTCCGGGGCGACACGCTCGTCGGCGACCACTTCCAGGGAGCGTCGACGCCCGTCGACGCGCCGGTCCGCGAGAAGTCACGCAAGTCCAGCAACGTCGGCTGGGTGCCGCGCGGGCTCGACACCAACGAGAACGACGACATGGGCAACGTCGCCGTCCGCCCGAACACCTTCGTCACGAACATCAACACCGACGACAGCCTCGGCGGCTCCGAGGCGACCGGCGTCGACATCCGCGATACCTGGTCCGGCGACACCGACACCATCGAGGCCGACACCGTCGTCCTGGCGGCGGGCTGCATCGAGTCGCCGCGGCTGTGGCTCAACTCCGGCCTGCCGGACGACGGCTGGGTCGGCAAGGGGCTCACGACCCACTGGTTCGACTGGGTCGTCGGCGTCTACGACGACGAGACGGTCGAGTCGATCAACCCGGAGGTCAAGCACATGGACCCGTACGTCGGCCAGAACTCGGCCGTCCGGTTCGACAAGCCCGGCGTCGGCGGCCTCGAGGACATCGGGATGTCCCCGGGACTGGTCTCCTACGCGGACTACCTGTTCACCGAGGCGGGCTACTCGTTCGACACCCCCGTCGACCCCGACGAGCCGTGGGACACCCGCGGCTACGTCGTGGGCAAGGAACTGAAGCGGAAGATGTCCAACTACCGGCAGACGAAGGCCATACTGGTCCTCACCGACGACCTGCCCCACCAGGACAACGGCGTCTCGCTGTCGGACAACTTCAGCGACGAACACGGCGCCGTCCCGGACGTCCGCTACTCGCCCCACGAGGAGGACGACCGGCGACGCGACGAACTCGCCCGCATCGCGGCGAACATCCACAACGAGGCGGGCGCCTCGCACGTCCACCGCTCGGAGTGGCCGCCGCTACTGTTGCACATGCAGTCGTCGATGCGGATGGGCAAGGTGCTCGACTTCGCCGGCGAGGCGTACAACGTCGACCGGCTGTTCGTCGCCGACCACTCGGCGCTCTCGAACGGCGTCGGCGGTCCCACACCAACACCGGCCAGGCGAACGCGCTCCGCATCGCCGACCACGTGGGCGACCGGTACTTCAGCCGATAGCCGGCCGTCGACCCGGGCCGCCTCGCCCCCCTTTCAGTTCCAGGGGGCCTCCTCGAAGTCGACGTAG
- a CDS encoding aldo/keto reductase, whose product MTDDLPEIGIGTYENNDPVVCEESVETALNLGYRHVDTAEGYENEDAVGEGIAAADVDREDVLVATKVSPDHLTYDAAVEHARESRERLRLDVVDLLYVHWPIRTYAAEDTLAAFEDLRDDGVIRRIGLSNFRVDQLDEALEVLDSTPFAHQVECHPLLQQDELRAHAREHGYTLVAYSPLAKGEVSEIPEVVEVAEKHDATPAQVSLAWLTGKENVVAIPKSESEAHIRENLEARDLELDDEDEAKIDAIDREKRYVDFEEAPWN is encoded by the coding sequence ATGACGGACGACCTCCCCGAGATCGGTATCGGGACCTACGAGAACAACGATCCGGTGGTCTGCGAGGAGAGCGTCGAGACGGCGCTGAACCTGGGCTACCGGCACGTCGACACCGCCGAGGGCTACGAGAACGAGGACGCGGTCGGCGAGGGCATCGCGGCCGCCGACGTCGACCGCGAGGACGTCCTCGTGGCGACGAAGGTCAGCCCCGACCACCTGACGTACGACGCGGCCGTCGAGCACGCCCGCGAGAGCCGCGAGCGGCTCCGCCTCGACGTGGTCGACCTGCTGTACGTCCACTGGCCGATCCGGACCTACGCCGCCGAGGACACGCTGGCGGCCTTCGAGGACCTCCGGGACGACGGCGTGATCCGACGGATCGGCCTCTCGAACTTTCGGGTCGACCAGCTCGACGAGGCCCTCGAGGTCCTGGACTCGACGCCGTTCGCCCACCAGGTGGAGTGCCACCCGCTGCTCCAGCAGGACGAGCTCAGAGCCCACGCCCGCGAGCACGGGTACACGCTGGTCGCGTACTCGCCGCTGGCGAAGGGCGAGGTGTCCGAGATCCCGGAGGTGGTCGAGGTCGCCGAGAAGCACGACGCCACGCCGGCGCAGGTCAGCCTCGCGTGGCTGACCGGCAAGGAGAACGTCGTCGCGATCCCGAAGTCCGAGTCCGAGGCCCACATCCGCGAGAACCTCGAGGCGCGGGACCTGGAACTCGACGACGAGGACGAGGCGAAGATCGACGCCATCGACCGCGAGAAGCGCTACGTCGACTTCGAGGAGGCCCCCTGGAACTGA